One Setaria italica strain Yugu1 chromosome II, Setaria_italica_v2.0, whole genome shotgun sequence DNA segment encodes these proteins:
- the LOC101779821 gene encoding disease resistance protein RPP13 isoform X2, whose translation MADAGVTSVVAKLGELAAAEATALLRVDAEIRALRRKLAYLQALVRGADRQRRGRASELLLLWLRETREVAFEVEDAVDEFHLRVEAFHLCRRRGSWWGWGWGRDAVSLVQGLVTQIFVRRGLSKQIAKINERIDELNQNKETYQIESSPSEIWSSSSVQADPEWYEDKYVMGSRQDEFEILKNRIMNKEGNISHRAVISILGERGIGKTTLAKQLYNDPDIMKHFEVHAWVCLPQHIRFRDYVEIMYTQVSSQVPEAPGDEEIIDKELKLSQNLQNRTYLVVLDGLISISDWNSLLDVLPDTNGSWILITTHLNVKEINHIDPQIAPIELPYLDMKHGEQLFCQRVFGAREPPQNYWSRGYYEKVHNISTGLPLAISVLAGVLRSKAIPMEWDDVFEQLESNGQPKPVRSIWSLAFDDLPHYLKSCFLYFASVSENVILYPDRLVRLWIAEGFIVPKKAETLEDVGFDYLKELVSRGLVQVMEKDAGGCIKLVSIHNLLHAFMESEAQDSCFLEIHHQANVVNPNTVRRLAIQNYVDAYVHIPNAFPKLRSLLCDFAEDQRSSSSFGELQPQSLWGNLAELCSRACSISENVGSNTLYGLHFLQGSRFLRVIDLNGLKMQKLPDEIGSIIHLRYLGIRNSNLEELPSSMYKLDNLQTLDVRRTNVGKTVDEFWGIEALRHVLAEKMLLPNCSVPLNNLMTLNGVVPSDFWDEKKCPLNNMIYLRSLSLSGISVPHITALSAALRKMEFLVYLNLSGEVLPTNMFTTSSMRRLQVLILHELSQQFVDKLSLLPRLAEMELLVVSCIETTLFFHDGFPSLTKLKLKEVSTLQELVIGKRAMPMLSILAMYDCDSLRTLKALNGLEHIQEVAVYNMPEIVDNIKLEDEKLFGKIKRLTTPTMVTDRGVVPGHLVRRARIPHEQCDAVASESCFSVMEGAGPGVGKAADDIQVH comes from the exons ATGGCGGACGCGGGGGTGACGTCGGTGGTGGCGAAGCTGggcgagctggcggcggcggaggcgacggcgctGCTGCGCGTGGACGCCGAGATCCGGGCGCTGCGCCGGAAGCTGGCCTACCTGCAGGCGCTCGTCCGCGGGGCCGACCGccagcgccgcggccgcgccagcGAGCTGCTCCTGCTCTGGCTGCGGGAGACCAGGGAGGTCGCCTTCGAGGTCGAGGACGCCGTCGACGAGTTCCACCTCCGCGTCGAGGCCTTccacctctgccgccgccggggaagTTGGTGGGGCTGGGGCTGGGGCCGCGACGCCGTCAGCCTCGTCCAGGGCCTCGTCACGCAG ATTTTTGTACGTCGTGGGCTGTCAAAACAGATAGCTAAGATCAATGAAAGGATCGATGAACTTAATCAGAACAAGGAAACATATCAAATTGAAAGTTCTCCTTCTGAAATTTGGAGCTCATCATCAGTTCAAGCAGATCCAGAGTG GTACGAGGATAAATATGTTATGGGCTCCAGACAAGATGAATTTGAGATCCTCAAGAACCGTATCATGAACAAAGAAGGAAACATTTCTCACCGAGCTGTCATCTCAATTTTGGGGGAGCGTGGCATTGGGAAGACCACACTTGCAAAACAGCTGTACAACGACCCAGATATCATGAAACACTTTGAGGTGCATGCTTGGGTATGTCTTCCACAACATATCAGGTTCAGGGACTATGTAGAGATTATGTACACGCAGGTCAGCTCACAGGTCCCAGAAGCTCCTGGTGACGAGGAAATCATCGATAAGGAACTCAAGCTTTCACAGAACCTTCAGAACAGGACGTACCTAGTTGTTCTTGATGGTTTAATTAGCATTAGCGACTGGAACTCATTGTTAGACGTGCTGCCAGATACTAATGGCAGCTGGATCTTAATCACCACACATCTAAATGTGAAGGAAATCAATCACATTGACCCACAGATAGCTCCCATTGAGCTTCCTTATCTTGACATGAAACATGGAGAGCAGTTGTTTTGTCAACGAGTTTTTGGTGCAAGAGAACCTCCGCAAAATTATTGGAGCAGGGGTTACTATGAAAAAGTTCACAATATATCAACAGGTCTACCTCTCGCCATTTCCGTTCTTGCAGGAGTTTTACGATCAAAGGCGATTCCCATGGAGTGGGACGATGTCTTTGAACAACTTGAGTCCAATGGCCAGCCAAAACCAGTTAGAAGCATATGGTCTTTGGCTTTTGATGACTTGCCGCACTACCTTAAGTCATGTTTCCTCTACTTTGCATCCGTGTCAGAAAATGTTATTCTTTACCCAGATCGTTTGGTGCGTCTTTGGATTGCTGAGGGTTTTATAGTGCCAAAGAAGGCAGAAACTCTGGAGGATGTTGGGTTTGACTATCTGAAAGAGCTGGTCTCAAGAGGGTTAGTCCAGGTCATGGAGAAGGATGCTGGAGGATGCATCAAGCTAGTATCCATTCACAATCTGCTCCATGCCTTTATGGAGTCTGAAGCACAAGACTCTTGTTTCCTTGAAATCCACCATCAAGCTAATGTTGTAAATCCAAACACAGTCCGGCGCCTTGCCATACAGAATTATGTGGATGCATATGTCCACATTCCTAATGCGTTCCCCAAGCTGCGCTCTCTTCTCTGTGATTTTGCAGAAGACCAACGCAGCAGCTCAAGCTTTGGAGAGCTGCAACCTCAGTCATTATGGGGCAACCTTGCGGAGTTGTGCTCGAGAGCCTGTAGCATTTCAGAGAATGTTGGCTCAAATACATTATATGGACTCCACTTCTTACAGGGCTCCAGATTCCTCCGAGTCATCGACCTGAATGGTCTTAAGATGCAAAAGCTGCCAGATGAGATTGGAAGCATAATCCACTTGAGGTACCTTGGCATTAGGAACAGCAACTTGGAGGAGCTCCCCTCATCCATGTATAAGCTTGACAATCTCCAGACACTGGACGTAAGGAGAACAAATGTGGGGAAAACTGTAGATGAATTTTGGGGAATTGAAGCGCTACGGCATGTGCTTGCTGAGAAAATGCTTTTGCCTAATTGTTCGGTTCCCTTGAATAATTTGATGACACTCAatggtgtggtgccttctgattTTTGGGATGAGAAGAAGTGCCCCTTGAACAATATGATCTATCTCCGATCACTGTCTTTGTCTGGCATTTCAGTACCCCATATTACTGCACTTTCAGCTGCTCTGAGGAAAATGGAATTCCTTGTATACCTAAATTTATCAGGTGAAGTCCTTCCAACTAACATGTTCACTACCTCAAGCATGCGCCGTCTCCAGGTCCTCATCCTGCATG AACTGTCACAGCAGTTTGTGGACAAACTTTCTCTACTGCCACGCCTTGCTGAGATGGAGCTcttagttgtttcatgcattGAGACAACACTGTTCTTCCATGACGGATTCCCGAGCCTCACAAAACTGAAGCTTAAGGAAGTGTCGACCTTACAGGAGCTAGTGATAGGCAAAAGGGCGATGCCAATGCTTTCCATCTTAGCCATGTATGATTGTGACAGCTTAAGGACCCTTAAGGCCTTGAATGGCTTGGAACACATCCAAGAAGTGGCAGTCTACAATATGCCAGAGATTGTCGATAATATAAAGCTTGAGGATGAGAAGCTTTTCGGCAAGATCAAACGCCTGACTACCCCCACGATGGTAACAGACCGAGGAGTTGTTCCCGGTCATTTAGTCAGAAGGGCACGCATACCGCATGAACAATGCGACGCGGTGGCTTCTGAATCATGTTTCAGCGTCATGGAGGGTGCTGGTCCTGGTGTAGGGAAAGCAGCAGACGACATTCAAGTACATTGA
- the LOC101779821 gene encoding disease resistance protein RPP13 isoform X1, which produces MADAGVTSVVAKLGELAAAEATALLRVDAEIRALRRKLAYLQALVRGADRQRRGRASELLLLWLRETREVAFEVEDAVDEFHLRVEAFHLCRRRGSWWGWGWGRDAVSLVQGLVTQIFVRRGLSKQIAKINERIDELNQNKETYQIESSPSEIWSSSSVQADPEWYEDKYVMGSRQDEFEILKNRIMNKEGNISHRAVISILGERGIGKTTLAKQLYNDPDIMKHFEVHAWVCLPQHIRFRDYVEIMYTQVSSQVPEAPGDEEIIDKELKLSQNLQNRTYLVVLDGLISISDWNSLLDVLPDTNGSWILITTHLNVKEINHIDPQIAPIELPYLDMKHGEQLFCQRVFGAREPPQNYWSRGYYEKVHNISTGLPLAISVLAGVLRSKAIPMEWDDVFEQLESNGQPKPVRSIWSLAFDDLPHYLKSCFLYFASVSENVILYPDRLVRLWIAEGFIVPKKAETLEDVGFDYLKELVSRGLVQVMEKDAGGCIKLVSIHNLLHAFMESEAQDSCFLEIHHQANVVNPNTVRRLAIQNYVDAYVHIPNAFPKLRSLLCDFAEDQRSSSSFGELQPQSLWGNLAELCSRACSISENVGSNTLYGLHFLQGSRFLRVIDLNGLKMQKLPDEIGSIIHLRYLGIRNSNLEELPSSMYKLDNLQTLDVRRTNVGKTVDEFWGIEALRHVLAEKMLLPNCSVPLNNLMTLNGVVPSDFWDEKKCPLNNMIYLRSLSLSGISVPHITALSAALRKMEFLVYLNLSGEVLPTNMFTTSSMRRLQVLILHGKLEGINDLLGDRYVLPNLTVLHLHKSELSQQFVDKLSLLPRLAEMELLVVSCIETTLFFHDGFPSLTKLKLKEVSTLQELVIGKRAMPMLSILAMYDCDSLRTLKALNGLEHIQEVAVYNMPEIVDNIKLEDEKLFGKIKRLTTPTMVTDRGVVPGHLVRRARIPHEQCDAVASESCFSVMEGAGPGVGKAADDIQVH; this is translated from the exons ATGGCGGACGCGGGGGTGACGTCGGTGGTGGCGAAGCTGggcgagctggcggcggcggaggcgacggcgctGCTGCGCGTGGACGCCGAGATCCGGGCGCTGCGCCGGAAGCTGGCCTACCTGCAGGCGCTCGTCCGCGGGGCCGACCGccagcgccgcggccgcgccagcGAGCTGCTCCTGCTCTGGCTGCGGGAGACCAGGGAGGTCGCCTTCGAGGTCGAGGACGCCGTCGACGAGTTCCACCTCCGCGTCGAGGCCTTccacctctgccgccgccggggaagTTGGTGGGGCTGGGGCTGGGGCCGCGACGCCGTCAGCCTCGTCCAGGGCCTCGTCACGCAG ATTTTTGTACGTCGTGGGCTGTCAAAACAGATAGCTAAGATCAATGAAAGGATCGATGAACTTAATCAGAACAAGGAAACATATCAAATTGAAAGTTCTCCTTCTGAAATTTGGAGCTCATCATCAGTTCAAGCAGATCCAGAGTG GTACGAGGATAAATATGTTATGGGCTCCAGACAAGATGAATTTGAGATCCTCAAGAACCGTATCATGAACAAAGAAGGAAACATTTCTCACCGAGCTGTCATCTCAATTTTGGGGGAGCGTGGCATTGGGAAGACCACACTTGCAAAACAGCTGTACAACGACCCAGATATCATGAAACACTTTGAGGTGCATGCTTGGGTATGTCTTCCACAACATATCAGGTTCAGGGACTATGTAGAGATTATGTACACGCAGGTCAGCTCACAGGTCCCAGAAGCTCCTGGTGACGAGGAAATCATCGATAAGGAACTCAAGCTTTCACAGAACCTTCAGAACAGGACGTACCTAGTTGTTCTTGATGGTTTAATTAGCATTAGCGACTGGAACTCATTGTTAGACGTGCTGCCAGATACTAATGGCAGCTGGATCTTAATCACCACACATCTAAATGTGAAGGAAATCAATCACATTGACCCACAGATAGCTCCCATTGAGCTTCCTTATCTTGACATGAAACATGGAGAGCAGTTGTTTTGTCAACGAGTTTTTGGTGCAAGAGAACCTCCGCAAAATTATTGGAGCAGGGGTTACTATGAAAAAGTTCACAATATATCAACAGGTCTACCTCTCGCCATTTCCGTTCTTGCAGGAGTTTTACGATCAAAGGCGATTCCCATGGAGTGGGACGATGTCTTTGAACAACTTGAGTCCAATGGCCAGCCAAAACCAGTTAGAAGCATATGGTCTTTGGCTTTTGATGACTTGCCGCACTACCTTAAGTCATGTTTCCTCTACTTTGCATCCGTGTCAGAAAATGTTATTCTTTACCCAGATCGTTTGGTGCGTCTTTGGATTGCTGAGGGTTTTATAGTGCCAAAGAAGGCAGAAACTCTGGAGGATGTTGGGTTTGACTATCTGAAAGAGCTGGTCTCAAGAGGGTTAGTCCAGGTCATGGAGAAGGATGCTGGAGGATGCATCAAGCTAGTATCCATTCACAATCTGCTCCATGCCTTTATGGAGTCTGAAGCACAAGACTCTTGTTTCCTTGAAATCCACCATCAAGCTAATGTTGTAAATCCAAACACAGTCCGGCGCCTTGCCATACAGAATTATGTGGATGCATATGTCCACATTCCTAATGCGTTCCCCAAGCTGCGCTCTCTTCTCTGTGATTTTGCAGAAGACCAACGCAGCAGCTCAAGCTTTGGAGAGCTGCAACCTCAGTCATTATGGGGCAACCTTGCGGAGTTGTGCTCGAGAGCCTGTAGCATTTCAGAGAATGTTGGCTCAAATACATTATATGGACTCCACTTCTTACAGGGCTCCAGATTCCTCCGAGTCATCGACCTGAATGGTCTTAAGATGCAAAAGCTGCCAGATGAGATTGGAAGCATAATCCACTTGAGGTACCTTGGCATTAGGAACAGCAACTTGGAGGAGCTCCCCTCATCCATGTATAAGCTTGACAATCTCCAGACACTGGACGTAAGGAGAACAAATGTGGGGAAAACTGTAGATGAATTTTGGGGAATTGAAGCGCTACGGCATGTGCTTGCTGAGAAAATGCTTTTGCCTAATTGTTCGGTTCCCTTGAATAATTTGATGACACTCAatggtgtggtgccttctgattTTTGGGATGAGAAGAAGTGCCCCTTGAACAATATGATCTATCTCCGATCACTGTCTTTGTCTGGCATTTCAGTACCCCATATTACTGCACTTTCAGCTGCTCTGAGGAAAATGGAATTCCTTGTATACCTAAATTTATCAGGTGAAGTCCTTCCAACTAACATGTTCACTACCTCAAGCATGCGCCGTCTCCAGGTCCTCATCCTGCATGGTAAGCTAGAAGGAATAAATGATTTGCTGGGCGACCGCTATGTCCTACCAAACCTTACCGTTCTCCATTTGCATAAATCAGAACTGTCACAGCAGTTTGTGGACAAACTTTCTCTACTGCCACGCCTTGCTGAGATGGAGCTcttagttgtttcatgcattGAGACAACACTGTTCTTCCATGACGGATTCCCGAGCCTCACAAAACTGAAGCTTAAGGAAGTGTCGACCTTACAGGAGCTAGTGATAGGCAAAAGGGCGATGCCAATGCTTTCCATCTTAGCCATGTATGATTGTGACAGCTTAAGGACCCTTAAGGCCTTGAATGGCTTGGAACACATCCAAGAAGTGGCAGTCTACAATATGCCAGAGATTGTCGATAATATAAAGCTTGAGGATGAGAAGCTTTTCGGCAAGATCAAACGCCTGACTACCCCCACGATGGTAACAGACCGAGGAGTTGTTCCCGGTCATTTAGTCAGAAGGGCACGCATACCGCATGAACAATGCGACGCGGTGGCTTCTGAATCATGTTTCAGCGTCATGGAGGGTGCTGGTCCTGGTGTAGGGAAAGCAGCAGACGACATTCAAGTACATTGA
- the LOC101761428 gene encoding protein SCAI: protein MAASPQQQGQGSQGGSGGGGWSPEQFWSLLDKADRRFARVRDLPLLGRQEPDAFAKAFRAYTQLWRMQQEHRHRLLEAGLRRWQVGEIAARIAHLYYAQYQRTADTALLSEAFVFYHAVLDRAYFLDADHHLTPAKHLRFLARFLLVALLLARRAHTVPRLAADIRALLDDSKKSFQEAEYKEWKHVVQEILRFLRADSPFMNMRPLRYSYAFDLPPDKLPTVPPTVKKRGLVLSDAILCSYYPNEVKFTDLSIDVFRMLQCLEWEPCGSFALNNGYSAHDESGQNQPNLLKDLRDAALPPNPLKTNLNRPSVTHFLTVLATKCEELPSNGIMLIYLSAAGEMGTSGCCPDTGEKIVSNFSKFDISSTSHTSSKEDKEPCLWLGCRETEGSNCIYPGDLIPFTRRPLFLVIDSSISYAFKSIHGIERGETAAMLLSPSSRSAAAGFSGDSTRHTGSQFTMFLTAPLQAFCLLIGNNGADINRDAYNKAEELLSSSLNEWATTLVASSSLHPVWVEVLSDPLLRRLLLRFIFCRATLSLFKPTSGKAEFLPTCVPPLPESVDAESMLSQSCVMRFASHFGSASQFALSEITTWPDADAEEAGAIGSAGSANRGVPETVGDSDISYSSTSSF from the exons ATGGCGGCGTCGCCGCAGCAGCAAGGCCAAGGCAGCCagggcggctccggcggcggcgggtggtctCCCGAGCAATTCTGGTCGCTGCTGGACAAGGCGGACCGCCGCTTCGCCCGGGTGCGCGATCTCCCCCTCCTCGGCCGCCAGGAGCCCGACGCGTTCGCCAAGGCCTTCCGCGCCTACACTCAGCTCTGGCGGATGCAGCAggagcaccgccaccgcctcctcgaggCGGGACTCCGCCGCTGGCAGGTTGGCGAGATCGCCGCCCGCATCGCCCATCTCTACTACGCCCAGTACCAGCGAACCGCCGACACCGCGCTCCTCTCCGAGGCGTTCGTCTTCTACCACGCCGTCCTGGACCGGGCCTACTTCCTCGACGCCGACCACCACCTCACCCCGGCCAAGCACCTCCGCTTCCTCGCCAGGTTCCTCCTtgtcgccctcctcctcgccaggCGCGCCCACACCGTCCCTCGCCTTGCCGCAGACATCCGCGCGCTCCTCGACGACTCCAAAAAGTCATTCCAA GAAGCCGAATACAAGGAGTGGAAGCATGTCGTGCAAGAGATCTTGAGGTTTCTTCGAGCTGACTCGCCATTTATGAACATGAGGCCGCTCAGGTACAGCTATGCATTTGATCTGCCTCCGGACAAGCTTCCGACCGTACCGCCTACTGTCAAGAAGCGAGGTCTTGTCTTAAGTGACGCCATACTATGCAGCTACTACCCCAACGAG GTCAAATTTACAGACCTCTCCATAGATGTATTCAGAATGCTTCAGTGCCTCGAATGGGAACCATGTGGTTCATTTGCGCTAAACAATGGTTACAGTGCCCACGATGAAAGTGGACAAAATCAACCCAATCTCCTGAAGGATCTAAGAGATGCCGCACTGCCTCCAAATCCACTTAAGACAAATCTCAATCGCCCTTCGGTGACACATTTCCTAACA GTCCTGGCCACAAAATGCGAGGAGCTTCCGTCGAATGGTATCATGTTAATATATCTTTCAGCTGCAG GTGAGATGGGAACTTCTGGATGCTGTCCTGATACTGGTGAAAAGATTGTGAGCAACTTTAGTAAGTTTGATATATCCAGTACTAGTCATACCAGTTCAAAGGAAGACAAAGAACCTTGCCTATGGTTAGGCTGCCGAGAAACTGAGG GTTCAAATTGCATATACCCCGGTGATTTAATCCCATTTACAAGAAGACCCCTATTTTTGGTGATTGACAGTAGCATCAGCTATGCATTCAAG TCTATTCATGGCATTGAGAGGGGGGAGACAGCTGCCATGTTACTCTCACCAAGTTCCCGATCTGCTGCTGCGGGATTCAGTGGTGATTCAACTCGACACACTGGTAGTCAGTTTACTATGTTCCTGACAGCTCCATTGCAAGCTTTTTGCCTCCTGATCGGCAACAATGGGGCAGATATCAACAGG GATGCTTATAACAAGGCTGAGGAGTTATTATCATCATCCCTAAATGAATGGGCCACTACTTTAGTTGCATCATCTTCACTTCATCCTGTTTGGGTTGAAGTCTTAAGCGATCCACTCCTGAGACGGCTGCTTCTAAG GTTTATCTTCTGCCGAGCAACCCTTTCCCTGTTCAAACCAACAAGCGGTAAGGCAGAATTCCTCCCGACCTGCGTGCCTCCTCTGCCTGAGTCAGTCGATGCAGAGAGCATGCTCTCCCAAAGCTGTGTGATGCGATTCGCGTCACACTTCGGCTCTGCCAGCCAGTTCGCGCTTTCTGAGATTACCACTTGGCCTGATGCCGACGCCGAGGAGGCTGGTGCCATCGGCTCAGCTGGCAGTGCCAACAGAGGTGTGCCTGAGACGGTCGGAGATTCAGACATCTCATACTCGTCTACCTCATCTTTTTGA
- the LOC101761962 gene encoding putative gamma-glutamylcyclotransferase At3g02910, whose amino-acid sequence MAEATPTRVFVYGTLKRGFPNHPLLVACASPFVGAASTAAPASLVIGPYSVPFLLPTSSSSSSSGRVVSGELYAPSPAALAELDAFEGTHIGVYERRPITVVADGSGEVVEAEAYFAHPSYAEALWRRCGGEAAEIGEYTADHANRYIPITERITDATGLIDAIHRFLATAPDN is encoded by the exons ATGGCGgaggcgacgccgacgagggtGTTCGTGTACGGCACCCTGAAGCGCGGGTTCCCCAACCACCCCCTCCTCGTCGCCTGCGCTTCCCCCTTCGTCGGGGCCGCCTCCACTGCCGCCCCAGCCTCCCTCGTCATCGGCCCCTACTCggtccccttcctcctccccacctcttcctcctcctcctcctccggccgcgTCGTCTCCGGCGAGCTCTACGCCCCATCCCCCGCCGCTCTCGCGGAGCTCGACGCCTTCGAG GGCACCCACATCGGCGTCTACGAGCGCCGCCCGATTACCGTCGTGGCCGATGGATCGGgcgaggtggtggaggcggaggcgtacTTCGCGCACCCGAGCTACGCGGAGGCGCTCtggcggcgctgcggcggcgaggcggccgagATCGGGGAGTACACCGCGGACCATGCCAATAGGTACATCCCAATTACTGAGCGCATTACCGACGCCACTGGGCTCATCGATGCCATCCATAGGTTCCTCGCCACTGCCCCAGACAACTGA
- the LOC101762379 gene encoding uncharacterized protein LOC101762379, whose translation MLHSISSCTVLAASFHPRTFTSVNKLVFDGNHVEHEGSSAALQTKHRTGSAMASATAAKDATPAAGGPQLKLLVDKRSRRVLYAEARKDAVDFLIGLLRVPAGLAARALARHGERAPGSLGSLYAGARGLDDAFFVSASPDRDALLSPALPSAAAALLLGGEGALPTPPPPPPPQRYFRCAAYTVPCRGNPTNVTDVSGLPCPGCRQPMTVEMRWAPGDAHGKLALAQAQEARGEGAGGYVREVVTYLVMDDLTVAPMSTISAIMLLKKFNVKDCSALEEMTVELGTKEAVMLLKASLQSSTALTDVFSGGVSIDSRIDG comes from the exons ATGTTGCACAGTATAAGTAGTTGCACCGTTCTTGCAGCTTCCTTCCATCCACGTACATTTACCTCAGTAAACAAGCTAGTTTTTGACGGCAACCACGTAGAACACGAGGGAAGCTCTGCAGCTCTACAGACCAAGCACCGGACCGGCTCGGCAATGGCGTCCGCAACGGCGGCGAAAGACGCGACGCCGGCCGCTGGCGGCCCGCAGCTGAAGCTGCTGGTGGACAAGCGCTCGCGGCGCGTGCTGTACGCGGAGGCGCGCAAGGACGCGGTGGACTTCCTGATCGGCCTGCTTCGCGTGCCGGCGGGcctcgcggcgcgcgcgctcgccAGGCACGGCGAGCGCGCGCCGGGCTCCCTGGGCTCGCTCTACGCGGGTGCGCGCGGCCTGGACGACGCCTTCTTCGTCTCCGCGTCCCCGGACCGCGACGCGCTCCTCAGCCCCGCGctcccctccgccgcggccgcgctgctgctcggcggcgagggcgcgctcccgacgccgccgccgcctcccccgccgcagAGGTACTTCCGGTGCGCCGCGTACACGGTCCCGTGCCGCGGGAACCCGACGAACGTGACGGACGTGTCGGGCCTGCCGTGCCCCGGGTGCCGGCAGCCGATGACCGTGGAGATGCGGTGGGCGCCCGGGGACGCGCACGGCAAGCTGGCGCTGGCGCAGGCGCAGGAGGCGCGCGGGGAGGGCGCCGGTGGGTACGTGAGGGAGGTGGTGACGTACTTGGTGATGGACGACCTCACCGTCGCGCCCATGTCCACCATCTCCGCCATCATGCTGCTCAAGAAGTTTAATGTTAAGGATTGCTCCGCGTTGGAGGAGATGACCGTCGAGCTCGGCACAAAAGAG GCCGTGATGCTCCTCAAGGCGTCGCTGCAGTCATCGACGGCGCTGACGGATGTGTTCAGCGGCGGCGTCTCCATCGACAGCAGGATTGATGGTTGA
- the LOC101762777 gene encoding rop guanine nucleotide exchange factor 1, with protein MASASEDEAASDRCCGSYSPSADVSESETSSDCSAPTTRRFASSSSASATVSRLASSSSSLPTPASAAAFYLSKPAADLSEIDMMKERFAKLLLGEDMSGSGKGVCTALAISNAITNLSATVFGELWRLEPLAPARKAMWTREMEWLLSVADSIVELTPSIQELPEGGGQFEVMVPRPRSDLYMNLPALKKLDAMLLAMIDGFKETEFWYVDRGIVVEDSGGPFPSSSSSSCGRPSVRQEEKWWLPCPRVPPKGLSEDARRKLQQSRDCANQILKAAMAINSDVLAEMEIPEVYLETLPKSGKSCLGEIIYRYITAEQFSPECLLDCLDLSSEHHTLEVANRIEAAIHVWRLKGQKKLTPQAKSKKSWGGKVKGLVGDKEKSHFLSERADGLLQSLRLRYPGLPQTSLDMNKIQYNKDVGQSILESYSRVLESLAFNIIARIDDVIYVDDATKKSAAAESVSIFNRGIGVPVQKRISPSPFSIQNTPYASPFATPTFCSSTPVTGSPGRAQPPLNKNSLGKQEIKVEKLFSGDLEKVWTYAGNLSARKDAGDAPERD; from the exons ATGGCGAGCGCGTCGGAGGACGAGGCCGCCTCGGACCGCTGCTGCGGGAGCTACAGCCCCAGCGCCGACGTCAGCGAGTCCGAGACCTCCAGCGACTGCTCCGCGCCCACTACCCGCCGCTtcgcatcctcctcctccgcatccgCCACCGTCTCCCGCctcgcctcctcgtcctcgtcgctcCCCACgccggcgtccgccgccgccttctacCTCTCCAAGCCTGCCGCCGACCTCTCCG AGATCGACATGATGAAGGAGCGGTTCGCCAAGCTCCTGCTCGGCGAGGACATGTCCGGCAGCGGCAAGGGCGTCTGCACCGCGCTTGCCATCTCCAACGCCATCACCAACCTCTCCG CCACCGTGTTCGGCGAGCTCTGGAGGCTGGAGCCGCTCGCGCCGGCGAGGAAGGCCATGTGGACGCGGGAGATGGAGTGGCTGCTCTCCGTCGCCGACTCCATCGTCGAGCTCACCCCCTCCATCCAGGAGCTCCCTGAGGGCGGCGGCCAGTTCGAGGTCATGGTGCCGCGCCCGCGCAGCGACCTCTACATGAACCTCCCCGCGCTCAAGAAGCTCGACGCCATGCTCCTCGCCATGATTGACGGCTTCAAGGAGACGGAGTTCTGGTACGTTGACAGGGGGATTGTGGTGGAGGACAGTGGGGGGCCGTtcccgtcttcctcctcgtcgtcttGCGGGCGTCCCTCGGTGCGGCAGGAGGAGAAGTGGTGGTTGCCGTGCCCACGAGTGCCGCCCAAAGGGCTGTCCGAGGATGCGAGGAGGAAGCTGCAGCAGAGCAGGGACTGTGCAAACCAGATACTGAAGGCGGCCATGGCGATTAACAGCGACGTGCTCGCCGAGATGGAGATCCCGGAAGTATACCTGGAGACATTGCCAAAG AGTGGTAAATCTTGCTTGGGTGAGATAATTTACCGATATATAACAGCTGAACAATTCTCACCGGAATGCCTCCTAGATTGCTTGGATCTGTCATCAGAGCACCACACACTCGAAGTAGCAAACAGAATTGAAGCTGCTATCCATGTTTGGAGACTGAAAGGCCAGAAGAAGCTGACACCTCAGGCAAAATCGAAAAAATCTTGGGGTGGAAAAGTCAAGGGTCTTGTTGGGGATAAGGAAAAGAGCCACTTCTTATCTGAAAGGGCTGATGGTTTATTGCAGAGTCTACGATTACGATACCCTGGTCTTCCACAAACTTCCCTTGACATGAACAAGATCCAATATAATAAG GATGTTGGTCAGTCCATTCTTGAAAGTTACTCAAGGGTTCTGGAGAGCTTGGCATTTAACATAATTGCAAGAATCGATGATGTGATTTATGTTGATGATGCAACGAAGAAATCAGCTGCTGCTGAGTCTGTTTCTATATTCAATCGTGGCATAGGCGTACCAGTTCAGAAGAGAATCTCACCAAGCCCATTCTCAATCCAGAATACACCGTACGCCTCGCCATTTGCAACGCCCACTTTCTGCTCCTCCACCCCAGTTACAGGCAGTCCTGGAAGGGCCCAGCCCCCATTAAACAAAAATAGTCTAGGAAAACAGGAGATCAAAGTTGAAAAACTATTTTCTGGTGATCTAGAGAAGGTCTGGACATATGCCGGAAACCTGAGCGCTAGGAAAGACGCTGGAGATGCTCCCGAAAGGGACTGA